A single genomic interval of Amblyomma americanum isolate KBUSLIRL-KWMA chromosome 11, ASM5285725v1, whole genome shotgun sequence harbors:
- the LOC144109638 gene encoding piwi-like protein 1, with product MRRNLERLDFVQINRYFFDKRAVASIPQHALELWQGLVTAIGQHDAGVLLVTDTLHKVLRRDSVFDLMSQIQHVPNYKNECVKRVAGCIVMTPYNNKTYKVDGIDWDMNPACTFQTKKGPKTYADYYRNQYERRIRDMRQPLLVVRPKEKDLRAGRTQNIYLVPELCVLTGLTDEMRAKVSVMRDLAQHTRVEPSKRVRNLLEFMDRINNNDAIRNDMDSWGIRFDDSLVRIDARVLPPEKVMQGSNAYRYSAATADFSRETRNRPLHVAVAVES from the exons ATGCGCCGCAACCTGGAGCGCCTGGACTTTGTGCAGATCAACCGGTACTTCTTCGACAAGCGCGCCGTGGCGAGCATTCCGCAGCACGCACTGGAGCTGTGGCAGGGGCTCGTCACGGCCATTGGTCAGCACGATGCGGGCGTCCTGTTGGTCACGGACACGCTGCACAAGGTGCTGCGTCGCGACAGCGTCTTCGACCTCATGTCTCAGATCCAGCACGTCCCGAACTACAAGAACGAGTGCGTGAAACGGGTGGCCGGCTGCATTGTCATGACGCCCTACAACAACAAGACCTACAAAGTGGACGGCATTGACTGGGACATGAACCCGGCCTGCACCTTTCAAACCAAGAAGGGGCCCAAGACGTACGCCGACTACTACCGG AACCAGTACGAGAGGCGCATCCGCGACATGCGCCAGCCGCTGCTGGTGGTCCGTCCCAAGGAAAAGGACCTGCGCGCCGGCCGCACGCAGAACATCTACCTGGTGCCGGAGCTGTGTGTCCTGACGGGACTCACTGACGAG ATGCGCGCCAAAGTGTCCGTGATGCGGGACCTGGCTCAGCACACCCGTGTGGAGCCTTCCAAACGGGTGCGGAACCTGCTTGAGTTCATGGACCGCATCAACAACAACGACGCTATCCGCAACGATATGGACAGCTGGGGGATCCGGTTCGACGACTCGCTCGTCAGAATCGACGCCCGCGTGCTGCCGCCCGAGAAGGTGATGCAGGGCAGCAACGCGTACCGCTACAGCGCGGCCACGGCCGACTTCTCGCGCGAGACGCGCAACCGGCCGCTGCACGTGGCCGTCGCCGTCGAGTCGTGA